One window from the genome of Rhodopseudomonas sp. P2A-2r encodes:
- a CDS encoding ABC transporter substrate-binding protein yields the protein MTDMSRLALTRRTMLAASAATLLAPRAFAQSPAEVKVGLLVPLSGLYARPGAVMKMGADMAIDHINKAGGVKALGGAKLKLVVLDSGDTVEKAKNAAQRMVAQETDLVAASGAYLSSFTLAATEVTERAQLPMLTLSYSDLITDRGFKYVFQTSATAASQARQALPLLMKLAQSASGKMPKTVAIITDNTGASVASAKPMREGLLKEVGLDLVMDETFTPPLSDATPLVQKVRAAKPDLLFFLPTVISDAKLVLEKMNEFGLSQGRIPTISFGIAIAEPDILQTINPTLLQGVITCVGSWATKGHEALIAELKSRYNEPWMTQNAISTYGDMWLIKDALEKAGKADKVAVADALRSMDGGPSKYYPGGILKFDDKGRRVDAEMTVVQWQNGIPVTVFPQKLAVAEPFWPKR from the coding sequence ATGACCGATATGAGCAGGCTGGCCCTGACACGACGCACGATGCTGGCGGCGAGTGCCGCGACGCTGCTCGCGCCGCGCGCCTTCGCGCAATCGCCGGCCGAGGTGAAGGTGGGATTGCTGGTGCCGCTGTCCGGGCTTTATGCGCGCCCGGGCGCGGTGATGAAGATGGGCGCCGACATGGCGATCGATCACATCAACAAGGCCGGCGGCGTCAAGGCGCTGGGCGGCGCCAAGCTCAAGCTGGTGGTGCTGGATTCCGGCGACACCGTCGAAAAGGCCAAGAACGCCGCGCAGCGGATGGTGGCGCAGGAGACCGACTTGGTCGCCGCCAGCGGCGCCTATCTGAGCTCGTTCACGCTGGCTGCCACGGAAGTCACCGAGCGCGCGCAGTTGCCGATGCTGACCCTGTCCTATTCCGACCTGATCACCGACCGCGGTTTCAAATACGTATTCCAGACCTCGGCGACTGCGGCGTCGCAGGCCCGCCAGGCGCTGCCGCTGCTGATGAAGCTGGCGCAGAGCGCGTCCGGCAAGATGCCGAAGACCGTGGCGATCATCACCGACAACACCGGCGCGTCGGTGGCCTCGGCCAAGCCGATGCGCGAGGGTCTGCTCAAGGAGGTCGGCCTCGATCTGGTGATGGACGAGACTTTCACGCCGCCGCTGTCGGACGCCACGCCGCTGGTGCAGAAGGTGCGCGCCGCCAAGCCGGATCTGCTATTCTTCCTGCCCACGGTGATTTCCGACGCCAAGCTGGTCTTGGAGAAGATGAACGAGTTCGGCCTCAGCCAGGGCCGTATCCCGACCATCTCGTTCGGCATCGCCATCGCCGAGCCGGACATCCTGCAGACCATCAATCCGACGCTCCTGCAGGGCGTTATCACCTGCGTCGGCAGCTGGGCCACCAAGGGCCATGAGGCGCTGATCGCCGAATTGAAGAGCCGCTACAACGAACCGTGGATGACCCAGAACGCCATCTCGACCTATGGCGACATGTGGCTGATCAAGGACGCACTGGAAAAAGCGGGCAAGGCCGACAAGGTGGCGGTGGCCGACGCGCTGCGCAGCATGGATGGCGGGCCGTCCAAATACTATCCCGGCGGCATTCTCAAGTTCGACGACAAGGGACGCCGCGTCGATGCCGAAATGACGGTGGTGCAGTGGCAGAACGGAATTCCCGTCACTGTGTTCCCGCAGAAACTCGCCGTTGCCGAGCCGTTCTGGCCGAAGCGCTGA
- a CDS encoding MmgE/PrpD family protein: MTTADRSNNRQASLARTMVRAANAVHLSDLSPAACDKLKICLLDFLSCAFEARDLAWSRQAIAIAGNAASGATIVGTDIAASPADAAFANATMGHGLVREDMHAGSIGHHGVVLWPVLLALAQRSQVSGAQLLIAAAVGYEVGGRLGRALFDADLARLFRPTGILGPVAGAVAGSRLLSLDENAAVSALALAANASAGLNQWPHDGGSDMYFHPGAAARSAITAVALAEAGAYGSELILEGEAGLFAAFRRALAPPVITLFPGGEEEILAVYNKPVPACNFAQTACQAALRVAEEIDNIAAVEQITVHLPDAAIRYPGCDFTGPFERALQAKMSIQYGVAGALVRKVVDEDNYRRLDDPDILRLASMIRLKSDREFTAAFPAAQGAEVEVSLAVGARISRRISDVIAATEGEVRARLRDSAGAVLGVNRADAIEEAIDRIERSSNAGRIAGLCALTVRGGRSRSSAARVAGRAT; encoded by the coding sequence ATGACGACGGCCGACAGGTCCAACAACAGGCAGGCATCGCTGGCGCGCACCATGGTGCGTGCGGCGAACGCCGTGCATTTGTCGGATCTGTCGCCGGCCGCCTGCGACAAGCTCAAGATCTGCCTGCTGGATTTCCTGTCCTGTGCCTTCGAGGCGCGCGACCTCGCCTGGAGCCGGCAGGCGATCGCCATTGCCGGCAATGCGGCGTCGGGCGCCACCATCGTCGGCACCGACATCGCGGCGTCGCCGGCCGATGCCGCCTTCGCCAATGCCACCATGGGCCACGGCCTGGTGCGCGAGGACATGCACGCCGGCAGCATCGGTCATCACGGCGTTGTGCTCTGGCCGGTGTTGCTGGCGCTGGCGCAGCGCAGCCAGGTGTCCGGCGCGCAACTGCTGATAGCGGCGGCGGTTGGCTACGAGGTCGGCGGCCGGCTCGGCCGCGCGCTATTCGATGCGGACCTCGCCCGGCTGTTTCGCCCCACCGGCATTCTCGGCCCGGTCGCGGGCGCGGTAGCCGGAAGCCGCCTGCTGTCGCTCGACGAGAATGCCGCGGTGTCTGCGCTGGCGCTGGCGGCCAATGCCTCGGCGGGCCTCAACCAGTGGCCGCATGACGGCGGCAGCGACATGTACTTTCATCCCGGCGCCGCCGCGCGCAGCGCCATCACCGCGGTCGCGCTGGCGGAAGCCGGCGCCTATGGCTCCGAACTGATTCTCGAGGGCGAGGCCGGGCTGTTCGCCGCGTTCCGTCGCGCCCTGGCGCCGCCTGTCATCACGCTGTTTCCCGGCGGCGAGGAAGAGATCCTGGCGGTCTACAACAAGCCGGTTCCGGCCTGCAATTTCGCCCAGACGGCCTGTCAGGCGGCCCTGCGTGTGGCGGAAGAGATCGACAACATTGCCGCGGTCGAGCAGATCACCGTGCACCTTCCGGATGCCGCGATCCGCTATCCCGGTTGCGATTTCACCGGCCCCTTCGAACGCGCGCTGCAGGCCAAGATGAGCATCCAGTACGGCGTCGCCGGCGCGCTGGTGCGCAAGGTGGTCGACGAGGACAATTATCGCAGGCTCGATGATCCCGACATCCTGCGCCTTGCGTCGATGATCCGGCTGAAGAGCGATCGCGAATTCACCGCGGCGTTTCCCGCGGCGCAGGGCGCGGAGGTCGAGGTCAGCCTCGCTGTCGGCGCGCGGATCAGCCGCCGGATTTCCGACGTCATCGCCGCCACCGAGGGCGAAGTGCGTGCGCGTCTCCGCGACAGCGCCGGTGCCGTGCTCGGCGTCAATCGCGCCGACGCCATCGAGGAAGCCATCGATCGCATCGAACGGAGCAGTAACGCCGGGCGCATTGCCGGGTTATGCGCGCTGACCGTGCGCGGCGGCAGATCACGTAGCTCCGCGGCGCGCGTCGCGGGCAGGGCAACCTGA
- a CDS encoding ABC transporter substrate-binding protein, translating to MTKILPVTRRTFVSGAAAIGLTGVARAQAPADVKVGLIVPLSGLYARPGAVMKMGAELGIADVNAAGGIKALGGAKLQLVALDCGDTVEKAKNAAQRMVAQEPDLVAATGSYLSSFTLAVSEVTERAGLPLLTLSYSDLLTDRGFRHLFQTSATAAAQSELGLPELMKLAEAASGKRPKTVAIAMDNTGTSIATAKALKEKLFPKLGLELVMDEVWTPPLADATPLIQKVRATRPDLFLFMPNAVSDAKLGLEKMNEFGLGQGRIPTISFSITIAEPDMLQSVSPEVVQGIMTIVANWGVKGQEKLLADLKTKYKEPWMTQNVVSTYGDMWLIKEALEKSGKADRAAVSEALRTLDAGPAKYYPGGTLKFDDKGRRVGAGVVIVQWQNGIPVTVYPNDLAVAAPFWPKKS from the coding sequence ATGACGAAGATACTTCCGGTGACACGGCGTACATTCGTGTCGGGTGCGGCCGCCATCGGTCTCACCGGCGTGGCGCGCGCGCAAGCGCCCGCCGACGTCAAGGTCGGCCTGATCGTGCCGCTGTCCGGCCTCTATGCCCGGCCCGGCGCGGTGATGAAGATGGGCGCCGAGCTGGGCATCGCCGATGTCAATGCGGCCGGCGGCATCAAGGCGCTGGGCGGCGCCAAGCTGCAGCTGGTCGCACTGGATTGCGGCGACACCGTCGAGAAGGCCAAGAACGCCGCGCAGCGCATGGTGGCGCAGGAGCCCGATCTGGTCGCCGCCACCGGCTCCTATCTCAGCTCGTTCACGCTGGCCGTCAGCGAGGTCACCGAGCGCGCCGGCCTGCCGCTGCTGACGCTGTCCTATTCCGACCTGCTTACTGACCGCGGTTTCCGCCACCTGTTCCAGACCTCGGCCACCGCCGCGGCGCAGTCTGAACTTGGCCTGCCCGAACTGATGAAGCTCGCGGAAGCGGCCTCCGGCAAGCGGCCGAAGACCGTGGCCATTGCGATGGACAACACCGGCACATCGATTGCGACGGCCAAGGCGCTGAAGGAAAAGCTATTCCCGAAGCTCGGCCTCGAACTGGTGATGGACGAGGTGTGGACACCACCGCTGGCCGATGCCACGCCGCTGATCCAGAAGGTGCGCGCCACCAGGCCGGACCTGTTCCTGTTCATGCCGAACGCCGTGTCCGACGCCAAGCTCGGGCTCGAGAAGATGAACGAGTTCGGCCTCGGCCAGGGGCGTATCCCCACCATCTCCTTCAGCATTACCATCGCCGAACCCGACATGCTGCAGAGCGTGTCGCCGGAAGTCGTGCAGGGCATCATGACCATCGTCGCCAACTGGGGCGTCAAGGGCCAGGAGAAGCTGCTGGCGGATCTCAAGACCAAGTACAAGGAGCCGTGGATGACCCAGAACGTGGTCTCCACCTATGGCGACATGTGGCTGATCAAGGAAGCGCTGGAAAAATCCGGCAAGGCCGATCGCGCCGCTGTGTCCGAGGCGCTGCGCACCCTCGATGCCGGGCCCGCAAAATACTATCCGGGCGGCACGCTGAAGTTCGACGACAAGGGCCGCCGCGTCGGGGCCGGCGTGGTCATCGTGCAGTGGCAGAACGGCATTCCCGTCACAGTCTACCCGAACGATCTCGCGGTGGCGGCACCGTTCTGGCCCAAGAAGAGCTGA
- a CDS encoding SDR family oxidoreductase produces MTRDSKDSVLLTGAAGGLGRAIARAVVASGRRIVLVDRNAEQLAEFAAELGAMAHAVRLDINDHAGVDRILDGLPEDFRQVDVLINNAGHDIGGRTRFDQGSADDWTDIIHTNLVGTMRMSRAVLPKMVTRNHGHVVNISSINAVRIVPDMAAYSASKAGIRMFTETIRGELAETAIRITEILPGLARTGIIVTRYRGDREKEQAYFDQFKMALDPEDVARVIMFALDQPAHVQIAEIMVLPVNRY; encoded by the coding sequence ATGACCAGAGATAGCAAGGACTCCGTACTTTTGACCGGCGCGGCGGGCGGACTCGGCCGCGCAATCGCCCGCGCCGTGGTGGCATCGGGGCGAAGGATCGTGCTGGTGGACCGCAACGCCGAGCAGCTTGCGGAGTTCGCTGCCGAGCTCGGCGCCATGGCGCATGCCGTGCGCCTCGATATCAACGACCACGCCGGCGTCGATCGCATTCTCGACGGCCTGCCCGAGGATTTCCGCCAGGTTGACGTCCTCATCAACAATGCCGGCCATGACATCGGCGGCCGCACCCGCTTCGACCAAGGTTCGGCGGACGACTGGACCGATATCATCCACACCAACCTGGTCGGCACCATGCGGATGAGCCGCGCGGTGCTGCCGAAGATGGTGACGCGCAACCACGGCCATGTGGTCAATATCAGCTCGATCAACGCGGTGCGCATTGTGCCGGACATGGCGGCCTATTCCGCCAGCAAGGCCGGCATCCGCATGTTCACCGAGACCATCCGCGGCGAACTGGCGGAGACCGCAATCCGCATTACCGAAATCCTGCCCGGCCTCGCCCGCACCGGCATCATCGTGACGCGCTACCGCGGCGACCGCGAGAAGGAGCAGGCCTATTTCGACCAGTTCAAGATGGCGCTCGACCCGGAAGACGTGGCGCGCGTCATCATGTTCGCGCTCGACCAACCCGCCCATGTGCAGATCGCGGAGATCATGGTGCTTCCGGTCAATCGCTACTGA
- a CDS encoding branched-chain amino acid ABC transporter permease: MMSQVIENILQALVAGLLAGAIYGLMCVGLGLIFGVMRVINFAQGDFMMLGMYVAYYLFLSFGIQTAFGNVLGPYVAILLSGPLLFLFGFWIHKLLISRVTGQRTATLEGEGHFAQLILTLGVALVLQNGGLIVFGSVLASIRTPLSSSAWEIGPLWNDLISIFVNKARGIAAIISIAAMIGLAALITRTRMGKALRAAADNPVAATYMGIDIDKAHRIAFGLGTAVTAVAGGLLATNYPFHPYIGIDYVIVMYAGVVLGGMGSITGAFWGGMTIGLVQQLSTLVLPTQLQNAAIFVVFLLIIFLRPQGFFGRMVERT; encoded by the coding sequence ATGATGTCGCAGGTCATCGAAAACATCCTGCAGGCACTGGTCGCTGGCCTCCTGGCCGGAGCGATCTACGGCCTGATGTGCGTCGGACTCGGCCTGATCTTCGGCGTGATGCGCGTCATCAACTTCGCCCAGGGCGATTTCATGATGCTCGGCATGTATGTCGCCTATTACCTGTTCCTGTCGTTCGGCATCCAGACTGCATTCGGTAACGTGCTCGGCCCCTATGTGGCGATCCTGCTGTCCGGCCCGCTGCTGTTCCTGTTCGGCTTCTGGATCCACAAGTTGCTGATTTCTCGGGTCACCGGCCAGCGCACCGCGACGCTGGAGGGCGAGGGTCACTTCGCCCAGTTGATCCTCACGCTCGGCGTTGCGCTGGTGCTGCAGAACGGCGGGTTGATCGTGTTCGGCTCGGTGCTGGCCTCGATCCGTACGCCGCTGTCGTCCAGCGCCTGGGAGATCGGGCCGCTCTGGAACGACCTCATCAGCATCTTTGTCAACAAGGCGCGCGGCATCGCCGCCATCATCTCGATCGCCGCGATGATCGGGCTTGCCGCGCTGATCACCCGCACCCGCATGGGCAAGGCATTGCGCGCCGCCGCCGACAACCCGGTCGCCGCCACCTATATGGGCATCGACATCGACAAGGCGCACCGCATCGCCTTCGGGCTCGGTACCGCGGTCACCGCGGTGGCCGGCGGGCTGCTCGCCACCAACTATCCGTTCCATCCCTATATCGGCATCGACTACGTCATCGTGATGTATGCCGGCGTCGTGCTGGGCGGCATGGGCAGCATCACCGGCGCGTTCTGGGGCGGCATGACCATCGGGCTCGTGCAGCAGCTTTCGACGCTGGTCCTGCCGACCCAGCTGCAGAACGCCGCGATCTTCGTCGTCTTCCTTTTGATCATTTTCCTGCGCCCTCAGGGGTTCTTTGGCCGCATGGTGGAGAGAACCTGA
- a CDS encoding branched-chain amino acid ABC transporter ATP-binding protein/permease, translated as MPMLLRSLAPTLLAAAIYACLALFVTNSYYQLTLTLVLVWASFGLSWNVLSGYTGLVSFGHAAFFGLGAYTTALGQIYFDITPWLLIPAAAVIGGIAGLLVGFPTFRLRGHYFALAMLAYPLALLYVFEWLGYQELTLPIKRDNPFAYMQFSDPRVYTFVALAMLLCIVAITRAVEHSRFGMALLAIKQNEAAAEAAGIDTLSWKLRSIALSGAIAGAVGAFYAVVLLVVTPPSVFGMLVSAQALTVSMFGGVGTVWGPLIGAAVLVPVSEILHAELGAKIPGIQGVIFGLAIITVILVAPEGVFWKVRDRWMKRRAGAAAAPAADAATAPERVIPFVAAARRTERPQGNVLLSVKGLSKSFGGLKAVQDVSFDIHEGMILGIIGPNGAGKTTLFNLLNGFSLPNTGEVLFEGRNMVGRKPHELCQVGVGRTFQVMRPFLRMSVRDNVRVGAYVQAASEDEARRFADDAVERVGLTGVADKVAAELTTKELRLMELARALAGKPRLLLLDETLAGLGHGEAEEVVAVVQRLAREGVTIAIIEHTMQSMVKLVDSFLVLDHGAVLADGDPVSITRNPRVIEAYLGKKWVNRAQA; from the coding sequence ATGCCGATGCTGTTGCGTTCTCTCGCGCCGACATTGCTCGCTGCCGCGATCTATGCCTGCCTCGCTCTTTTCGTTACCAACTCCTACTATCAGCTCACGCTGACTCTGGTGCTGGTGTGGGCGAGTTTCGGCCTGTCGTGGAATGTGCTGTCCGGCTACACCGGTCTGGTGTCGTTCGGCCACGCCGCGTTCTTCGGTCTCGGCGCCTACACCACGGCGCTCGGGCAGATCTATTTCGACATCACGCCGTGGCTGCTGATCCCCGCCGCCGCGGTGATCGGCGGCATTGCCGGCCTGCTGGTCGGCTTCCCGACCTTCCGGCTGCGTGGTCACTACTTCGCGCTGGCGATGCTGGCCTATCCGCTGGCGCTGCTCTACGTGTTCGAATGGCTCGGCTATCAGGAGCTGACGCTGCCGATCAAGCGCGACAATCCGTTCGCCTACATGCAGTTCTCCGATCCGCGGGTCTACACCTTCGTCGCCCTGGCGATGTTGCTCTGCATCGTCGCCATCACCCGCGCGGTGGAGCACTCGCGCTTCGGCATGGCGCTGCTGGCGATCAAGCAGAACGAGGCGGCGGCGGAGGCCGCCGGCATCGACACGCTGTCGTGGAAGCTGCGCTCCATCGCGCTGTCCGGCGCCATCGCCGGTGCGGTCGGCGCGTTCTATGCGGTGGTACTGCTGGTGGTCACGCCGCCCTCGGTGTTCGGCATGCTGGTGTCGGCGCAGGCACTGACGGTTTCGATGTTCGGCGGCGTCGGCACCGTGTGGGGGCCGCTGATCGGCGCTGCGGTGCTGGTGCCGGTGTCGGAGATCCTGCACGCCGAGCTCGGCGCAAAGATTCCCGGCATCCAGGGCGTGATCTTCGGCCTGGCTATCATCACCGTGATCCTGGTGGCGCCGGAAGGCGTGTTCTGGAAGGTGCGCGACCGCTGGATGAAGCGTCGTGCCGGCGCAGCAGCGGCACCAGCCGCCGACGCCGCGACTGCGCCGGAGCGTGTGATTCCGTTCGTAGCGGCCGCCAGGCGCACGGAACGGCCGCAAGGCAATGTGTTGCTCTCGGTCAAGGGCCTGTCGAAGTCCTTTGGCGGGTTGAAGGCGGTGCAGGATGTCAGCTTCGATATCCACGAAGGCATGATCCTCGGCATCATCGGCCCGAACGGCGCCGGCAAGACCACGCTGTTCAACCTGCTCAACGGTTTCTCTTTGCCGAACACCGGCGAGGTGCTGTTCGAGGGCCGCAACATGGTGGGGCGCAAGCCGCATGAACTGTGCCAGGTCGGCGTCGGCCGCACCTTCCAGGTGATGCGCCCGTTCCTGCGCATGTCGGTGCGCGACAACGTCCGCGTCGGCGCCTATGTGCAGGCGGCCAGCGAGGACGAGGCGCGCCGCTTCGCCGACGATGCGGTGGAACGGGTCGGGCTGACAGGTGTCGCCGACAAGGTTGCGGCCGAGCTGACTACCAAGGAGTTGCGGCTGATGGAGCTGGCGCGCGCGCTGGCCGGCAAGCCGCGCCTGCTGTTGCTCGACGAGACGCTGGCCGGGCTTGGCCATGGCGAGGCCGAGGAGGTCGTCGCCGTGGTGCAGCGGCTGGCGCGCGAGGGCGTCACCATCGCCATCATCGAGCACACCATGCAGTCGATGGTGAAGCTGGTCGACAGCTTCCTGGTGCTCGATCACGGCGCGGTGCTGGCCGATGGCGATCCCGTCAGCATCACCCGCAATCCCCGGGTCATCGAGGCCTATCTTGGAAAGAAATGGGTGAACCGTGCTCAAGCTTGA
- a CDS encoding NAD(P)-dependent oxidoreductase, whose protein sequence is MAGELLGFVGVGRMGGPMCSRLLDAGYTLCVYDRDPNATAPLKARGAQVANSPAEVASAAEIVLMSLPTPDIVKAVALGDNGVAHGNRVRTLIDLSTTGPGASTIVAAGLAKHNIIFVDAPVSGGIAGAKGGTLAVMVSCPKDVYAPQVEPILKNFGKLFYTGEKPGLAQTAKLVNNLLAAAALVISSEGMAMGVKAGLDPKILLDIINVSSGRNSATQDKFPRSVLTGTFDFGFATALSYKDVRLCLDEAEAMGIPMIMGAVVRQILALTQAKYGPDSDFTSIAKLSEEWAGVEIRG, encoded by the coding sequence ATGGCTGGAGAGCTTCTCGGATTCGTTGGCGTCGGTCGCATGGGCGGTCCCATGTGTTCGCGTCTCCTGGACGCAGGCTACACACTGTGCGTCTATGACCGCGATCCGAATGCCACGGCGCCGCTCAAGGCGCGCGGCGCACAGGTCGCCAACTCGCCCGCAGAGGTCGCTTCCGCGGCCGAGATCGTGCTGATGAGCCTGCCGACGCCGGACATCGTCAAGGCTGTCGCACTTGGCGACAACGGCGTCGCCCACGGCAATCGCGTCCGCACATTGATCGATCTGTCGACCACCGGGCCGGGCGCCTCCACTATCGTCGCCGCTGGGTTGGCCAAGCACAACATCATCTTCGTCGACGCGCCGGTCAGCGGCGGTATCGCCGGCGCCAAGGGCGGCACGCTGGCCGTCATGGTGTCGTGCCCCAAGGATGTCTACGCGCCGCAGGTCGAGCCGATCCTGAAAAATTTCGGCAAGCTGTTCTACACCGGCGAGAAGCCGGGCCTCGCGCAGACCGCCAAGCTCGTCAACAACCTCCTGGCCGCCGCCGCGCTGGTGATCTCGTCCGAAGGCATGGCGATGGGCGTCAAGGCCGGGCTCGATCCGAAAATCCTGCTCGACATCATCAACGTGTCCTCCGGCCGCAACAGCGCCACGCAGGACAAATTCCCGCGCTCGGTGCTGACCGGCACCTTCGACTTCGGCTTCGCTACGGCGCTGTCCTACAAGGACGTCCGGCTCTGCCTCGACGAGGCCGAAGCGATGGGCATTCCCATGATCATGGGCGCGGTCGTGCGTCAGATCCTGGCGTTGACCCAGGCCAAATACGGCCCGGACTCCGACTTCACCTCGATCGCCAAGCTTTCCGAAGAATGGGCCGGCGTCGAGATCCGGGGATAG
- a CDS encoding LysR substrate-binding domain-containing protein, with the protein MDLKQLKAFATLAEFGSFSRAGAVLSIAQPVLSRQIKALEQELGIELFYRNGRGIVLTEAGKVLQNYAGGVLDTVERATTEVIALRSSPRGTIAIGMPPSVGSVLTVPLVQCFRQEFPDIAMHVVEGFSGHLLEWLITGKIDVAVLYNAPRTSNLRAEPLITEEITLLGPMSDPAGLGDGPVPASRLTEIPMILPGRPHGLRLVVDALLGEAAIAPRIELEVDAMPSTLSLVEQGMGYTLLSYGPARHLVAAGRMKSWSIVDPVLTRQLILVTSSQRPTTAATRALAQMVRQQIKDLVRRGLWAKGTGPLMS; encoded by the coding sequence ATGGACCTCAAGCAACTCAAGGCATTTGCTACGCTCGCCGAATTCGGCTCGTTCTCACGCGCCGGTGCGGTGCTGTCGATCGCCCAGCCGGTGCTCAGTCGGCAGATCAAGGCGCTGGAGCAGGAGCTCGGCATCGAACTGTTCTACCGCAACGGCCGCGGTATCGTGCTCACCGAGGCGGGCAAGGTGCTGCAGAACTATGCCGGCGGCGTGCTTGATACCGTCGAGCGGGCTACGACGGAGGTGATCGCGCTGCGCAGCAGTCCGCGCGGCACCATCGCCATCGGCATGCCGCCCTCGGTCGGGTCGGTGCTTACCGTGCCGCTGGTGCAGTGCTTCCGTCAGGAATTCCCCGACATCGCCATGCATGTCGTGGAAGGTTTTAGCGGCCATCTGCTGGAATGGCTGATCACCGGCAAGATCGATGTGGCGGTGCTGTACAACGCGCCGCGTACCAGCAACCTGCGCGCCGAACCGTTGATCACCGAGGAGATCACCTTGCTCGGGCCCATGAGCGATCCCGCGGGTCTCGGCGACGGGCCGGTGCCGGCGTCGCGGCTGACCGAGATCCCGATGATCCTGCCGGGCCGCCCGCATGGCTTGCGGCTGGTGGTGGATGCGCTGCTCGGCGAAGCCGCGATCGCGCCGCGCATCGAACTGGAAGTCGACGCGATGCCCTCCACGCTTAGCCTCGTCGAGCAGGGCATGGGCTACACGTTGCTGTCCTATGGGCCGGCGCGGCATCTCGTCGCTGCCGGCCGCATGAAAAGCTGGTCGATCGTCGATCCCGTGCTGACGCGGCAACTGATCCTGGTGACATCGAGTCAGCGGCCGACCACTGCGGCGACGCGCGCACTGGCGCAGATGGTGCGGCAGCAGATCAAGGATCTGGTGCGCCGCGGGCTATGGGCCAAGGGCACCGGGCCATTGATGAGCTGA
- a CDS encoding ABC transporter ATP-binding protein — translation MLKLDGICAGYSVVPVLKDVSLTVEAGQFVAIVGPNGAGKTTLFKTISGIVQPSAGAILFEGVDLADIPAAKRPHLGIAHVPEGRQVFPSLSVMENLEMGAFTDAGRRAWKQNLERIFALMPVLAERRDQFAGTLSGGEQQMVAIGRGLASAPKLLMLDEPSMGLAPAIADFIFEKLIEIRAETKLTILLVEQRVAEALESADRGYVLEAGRVVLEGNNATLRADDRIRQAYLGM, via the coding sequence GTGCTCAAGCTTGATGGTATCTGCGCCGGATACTCCGTCGTTCCCGTCCTCAAGGATGTCTCGCTGACGGTCGAGGCCGGACAGTTCGTCGCCATCGTCGGGCCGAATGGCGCCGGCAAGACGACCCTGTTCAAGACCATCTCCGGCATCGTGCAGCCGAGCGCCGGTGCCATCCTGTTCGAGGGCGTCGACCTCGCCGACATTCCCGCCGCGAAGCGGCCGCATCTCGGCATCGCCCACGTTCCCGAAGGCCGCCAGGTGTTTCCGTCGCTGTCGGTGATGGAGAATCTCGAGATGGGCGCCTTTACCGACGCCGGTCGCCGCGCCTGGAAACAGAACCTCGAACGCATTTTCGCCCTGATGCCGGTACTGGCCGAGCGGCGCGATCAGTTCGCCGGCACGCTGTCCGGCGGCGAGCAGCAGATGGTGGCGATCGGCCGCGGTCTGGCATCTGCGCCAAAACTGCTGATGCTCGACGAGCCCTCCATGGGGCTGGCGCCGGCGATCGCCGATTTCATTTTCGAGAAGCTGATCGAGATCCGCGCCGAAACCAAGCTCACCATCCTGCTGGTCGAGCAGCGGGTCGCCGAGGCGCTGGAATCCGCCGACCGCGGCTATGTGCTGGAAGCCGGCCGTGTCGTGCTCGAGGGCAACAACGCGACGCTGCGGGCCGACGACCGGATCCGGCAGGCCTATCTCGGAATGTAA